A genomic segment from Gossypium hirsutum isolate 1008001.06 chromosome D04, Gossypium_hirsutum_v2.1, whole genome shotgun sequence encodes:
- the LOC107926039 gene encoding bidirectional sugar transporter SWEET4, whose protein sequence is MVSADTARTILGIIGNVISFFLFASPLPTFVKIYKKMAVEEFKPDPYIATAMNCMLWIFYGLPMVHPDSILVVTINSIGLAMELIYLSIFFLYAPNKGRAKVIGWVALEILFLGVVAACTLTLRKTHAQRSDLVGILCVIFGVLMYASPLTVMRKVIKTKSVKYMPFYLSLANFLNGVIWVTYALIRFDLYILIGNGLGALSGAIQLILYACYFKSTPKDDDENGVVEPSELQLSGGNGPARPAV, encoded by the exons ATGGTTAGTGCTGATACTGCAAGAACTATTTTAGGGATCATTG GAAATGTTATCTCATTCTTCCTATTTGCATCACCACT ACCGACATTTGTGAAGATATACAAGAAGATGGCAGTGGAGGAATTCAAGCCAGATCCTTACATAGCAACTGCAATGAATTGCATGTTGTGGATATTCTACGGCTTACCAATGGTTCATCCCGATAGCATCCTTGTTGTCACCATTAATAGCATTGGACTTGCAATGGAGCTCATTTATCTCTCCATTTTCTTCCTTTATGCCCCCAATAAAGGCCGA GCCAAGGTTATTGGATGGGTTGCCCTAGAGATTTTATTTTTGGGTGTTGTAGCCGCATGCACGTTGACATTGCGCAAAACCCATGCCCAAAGATCGGACCTTGTTGGAATTCTTTGTGTCATATTTGGAGTATTAATGTATGCTTCACCTCTTACCGTTATG AGGAAGGTGATTAAAACAAAGAGTGTAaaatacatgccattttacctCTCATTAGCCAACTTTCTTAATGGAGTTATTTGGGTCACATATGCACTCATTCGCTTTGATCTCTATATATTG ATTGGAAATGGATTGGGGGCACTATCTGGAGCAATACAGTTGATTCTGTATGCTTGCTACTTCAAGTCTACCCCGAAAGACGATGATGAAAACGGCGTCGTCGAGCCATCTGAGCTTCAACTCTCCGGCGGCAATGGACCGGCTAGACCAGCAGTTTGa